Proteins encoded by one window of Massilia sp. NR 4-1:
- a CDS encoding methyl-accepting chemotaxis protein — MRLSDFGIRQKLYFGFGAVVLILAVLLGSAYTNLSRLDEANGWNNHTHEVIAETQFLLESLLNMETGERGFALTGDEASLAPLGAGQAAFKTHLAKTRSLTADNAQQQERLARLEQAQAEWFAHAVQPVLTLRRAAADQAGLDAVLAFEKAGKGRAGMDGMRALLNDIGGAEQGLLEQRARDALALQRLTNNTLLFGGLLAVGLAMLLARMLSRSIVPPLEQAVAIARQVAAGDLSGTIRADSRDETGQMMQALAEMKQSLLNIVGEVRKGTDTIANATGEIARGNQDLSARTEQQASSLEETASSMEELTGTVRQNADNARAANQLASAASDVARKGGLVVSQVVGTMDAIKASSSNVVDIIGVIDSIAFQTNILALNAAVEAARAGEQGRGFAVVATEVRNLAQRSATAAKEIKALIDDSVSKVEDGSRLVNQAGETMAELVASVERVTTIIEDIASASSQQIGGIEQINAAITQMDTVTQQNAALVEQAAAAAEALQEQASNQSQVVSVFRLDEAMTAYAAVHRAAAARPSAAPALRAAPVRKALAGAGSRGAAGGAAPQARRAAADARGSPARRAAPPETEVRNKAAVASKPAADDWEEF; from the coding sequence GCGCTTACACCAACCTGTCGCGCCTGGATGAGGCTAACGGTTGGAACAACCATACCCATGAAGTCATCGCGGAAACCCAGTTTCTGCTTGAAAGCCTGTTGAATATGGAGACCGGCGAACGCGGCTTCGCGCTCACCGGCGACGAAGCCTCGCTGGCGCCGCTGGGCGCCGGCCAGGCGGCCTTTAAGACCCATCTCGCCAAAACGCGTTCGCTGACCGCCGACAATGCGCAGCAGCAGGAGCGCCTGGCGCGGCTGGAGCAGGCGCAGGCCGAGTGGTTCGCCCATGCCGTGCAGCCGGTGCTGACGCTGCGCCGTGCCGCCGCCGACCAGGCGGGCCTGGATGCCGTGCTGGCTTTCGAGAAGGCGGGCAAGGGACGCGCCGGCATGGATGGCATGCGCGCCTTGCTGAACGATATCGGCGGCGCCGAACAAGGCCTGCTGGAACAGCGCGCCCGCGATGCGCTGGCCTTGCAGCGGCTGACCAACAATACCTTGCTGTTCGGCGGCTTGCTGGCCGTCGGCCTGGCCATGCTGCTGGCGCGCATGCTGAGCCGTTCCATCGTGCCGCCGCTGGAACAGGCGGTGGCGATTGCGCGCCAGGTGGCGGCGGGCGATTTGAGCGGCACCATCCGCGCCGATTCGCGCGATGAAACGGGGCAGATGATGCAGGCCCTGGCCGAGATGAAGCAAAGCCTGCTGAACATCGTGGGCGAGGTGCGCAAGGGTACCGACACCATCGCCAACGCCACCGGCGAAATCGCGCGCGGCAACCAGGACCTGTCGGCGCGCACCGAGCAGCAAGCCAGCTCGCTGGAGGAAACCGCGTCCTCGATGGAGGAACTGACCGGCACCGTGCGCCAGAACGCCGACAATGCGCGCGCCGCCAACCAGCTGGCCTCCGCCGCATCCGACGTGGCGCGCAAGGGCGGGCTGGTGGTGAGCCAGGTGGTGGGCACGATGGATGCGATCAAGGCCTCCTCCAGCAATGTGGTGGACATCATCGGCGTGATCGACAGCATCGCTTTCCAGACCAATATCCTGGCGCTCAATGCGGCGGTGGAGGCGGCGCGCGCCGGCGAGCAGGGCCGGGGCTTTGCCGTGGTCGCGACCGAGGTGCGCAATCTGGCGCAGCGCTCGGCCACGGCGGCCAAGGAGATCAAGGCGCTGATCGACGATTCGGTGAGCAAGGTGGAGGATGGCAGCCGGCTGGTGAACCAGGCCGGCGAAACGATGGCCGAGCTGGTGGCCAGCGTGGAGCGGGTCACCACCATCATCGAGGACATCGCCAGCGCCAGCAGCCAGCAGATCGGCGGCATCGAGCAGATCAACGCCGCCATCACGCAGATGGATACGGTGACGCAGCAGAACGCGGCGCTGGTGGAACAGGCGGCGGCCGCGGCGGAAGCCTTGCAGGAGCAGGCCTCCAATCAGTCGCAGGTGGTCAGCGTATTCCGTCTCGATGAGGCCATGACGGCGTATGCGGCGGTGCATCGGGCGGCCGCAGCGCGTCCATCCGCAGCGCCTGCCTTGCGCGCGGCTCCGGTGCGCAAGGCGCTGGCGGGCGCGGGATCGCGCGGTGCTGCCGGCGGCGCCGCGCCGCAAGCGCGGCGTGCAGCGGCCGACGCGCGCGGCAGCCCGGCACGCCGCGCGGCGCCGCCGGAAACCGAGGTGCGCAACAAGGCCGCCGTCGCAAGCAAGCCCGCCGCCGACGATTGGGAAGAATTTTGA
- the rng gene encoding ribonuclease G has product MTEDILINITPQETRVALILQGAVQELHIERTLTRGLAGNVYSGKVVRVLPGMQSAFIDIGLERAAFLHVADIWEARPHDGQNAAPTPIEKLLYDGQVLTVQVIKDPIGTKGARLSTQISIAGRMLVYLPQDSHIGISQKIEKETERESLRTRMQSLVPGEEKGGYIVRTQAEDASDADLQADIEYLRKTWAAITHGARTRPPTSLLHQDLNLAQRVLRDFVHDETATIQVDSRENYLALSEFGATYTPSVLPRLQHYTGERPLFDLYGVEEEIQRALGRRVDLKSGGYLIVDQTEAMTTIDVNTGGYVGGRNFADTIFKTNLEAAHAIARQLRLRNLGGIIILDFIDMENAEHRNAVLAELKKALSRDRTKVSISGFSALGLVEMTRKRTRESLAHILCEPCPACTGKGQVKTSRTICYEILRELLREAKQFNPREFRILASQEVVDLFLEEESQHLAMLGDFIGKKISLQVETAYHQEQYDVILM; this is encoded by the coding sequence ATGACTGAAGACATCCTCATCAACATCACCCCGCAGGAAACGCGGGTCGCCCTGATCCTGCAAGGCGCCGTGCAGGAACTGCATATCGAACGCACCCTGACGCGCGGCCTGGCCGGCAACGTCTATTCCGGCAAGGTGGTGCGCGTGCTGCCGGGAATGCAGTCGGCCTTCATCGACATCGGCCTGGAGCGTGCCGCCTTCCTGCACGTGGCCGACATCTGGGAAGCCCGTCCGCACGACGGCCAGAACGCCGCACCCACGCCGATCGAAAAACTGCTGTACGACGGCCAGGTGCTGACGGTACAGGTCATCAAGGACCCCATCGGCACCAAGGGCGCGCGCCTCTCGACCCAGATCTCGATCGCCGGCCGCATGCTGGTCTACCTGCCGCAGGATTCGCACATCGGCATCTCGCAGAAGATCGAGAAGGAAACCGAGCGCGAATCCCTGCGCACGCGCATGCAAAGCCTGGTGCCGGGCGAGGAAAAAGGCGGCTATATCGTGCGCACCCAGGCCGAAGACGCCAGCGACGCCGACCTGCAGGCCGACATCGAATACCTGCGCAAGACCTGGGCCGCCATCACGCACGGCGCGCGCACCCGTCCGCCCACCAGCCTGCTGCACCAGGACTTGAACCTGGCCCAGCGCGTGCTGCGCGACTTCGTGCACGACGAGACCGCGACCATCCAGGTCGACTCGCGCGAAAACTACCTGGCCCTGTCCGAATTCGGCGCCACCTACACGCCAAGCGTGCTGCCGCGCCTGCAGCACTACACGGGCGAGCGTCCGCTGTTCGACCTGTACGGCGTGGAAGAGGAAATCCAGCGCGCCCTGGGCCGCCGCGTCGACCTGAAATCGGGCGGCTACCTGATCGTCGACCAGACCGAGGCCATGACCACCATCGACGTCAACACCGGCGGCTATGTGGGCGGGCGCAATTTCGCCGACACCATCTTCAAGACCAATCTGGAAGCGGCGCACGCCATCGCGCGCCAGCTGCGCCTGCGCAACCTGGGCGGCATCATCATCCTCGACTTCATCGATATGGAGAACGCCGAGCACCGCAACGCCGTGCTGGCCGAATTGAAGAAAGCCCTGTCGCGCGACCGCACCAAGGTCTCGATCAGCGGTTTCTCGGCCCTCGGCCTGGTCGAGATGACGCGCAAGCGCACGCGCGAATCGCTGGCCCACATCCTGTGCGAACCCTGCCCCGCCTGCACCGGCAAGGGCCAGGTCAAGACCTCGCGCACCATCTGCTATGAAATCCTGCGCGAACTGCTGCGCGAAGCGAAGCAGTTCAACCCGCGCGAATTCCGCATCCTCGCCTCGCAGGAAGTGGTTGATTTATTCCTCGAAGAGGAATCCCAGCACCTGGCCATGCTGGGCGACTTCATCGGCAAAAAGATTTCGCTGCAAGTCGAAACCGCCTACCACCAGGAACAGTACGACGTCATCCTGATGTAA
- a CDS encoding nucleoside triphosphate pyrophosphatase has product MKPVDKKIYLASKSPRRRELLRQIGVDFELLLLRSDGPRGADVTEEVNPSEDAYAYVGRVAMEKADFAWNLVQRRHLVHRPVLSADTTVSIDGAILGKPANTAEAIAMLQQLSGRTHQVLTAVAVRHRDFAGQITQVSDVRFGALSPASIQAYCATSEPYDKAGAYGIQGLAALFVEHIEGSHSGIMGLPLFETAQLLRQAGLPLP; this is encoded by the coding sequence ATGAAACCGGTCGACAAGAAAATCTATCTCGCTTCCAAAAGCCCGCGCCGGCGCGAACTGCTGCGCCAGATCGGCGTCGACTTCGAGCTGCTGCTGCTGCGCAGCGACGGCCCGCGCGGCGCCGACGTGACCGAGGAAGTGAATCCCAGCGAGGACGCCTACGCCTATGTGGGCCGGGTCGCCATGGAAAAGGCCGATTTCGCCTGGAACCTGGTGCAGCGCCGCCACCTGGTGCACCGCCCGGTGCTGTCGGCCGACACCACCGTTTCCATCGACGGCGCCATCCTCGGCAAGCCGGCCAATACGGCCGAAGCCATCGCCATGCTGCAGCAGCTCTCCGGCCGCACCCACCAGGTGCTGACGGCGGTGGCGGTGCGCCATCGCGATTTCGCCGGCCAGATCACCCAGGTGTCGGACGTGCGCTTCGGCGCGCTCTCGCCAGCCTCGATCCAGGCTTACTGCGCCACCAGCGAACCCTACGACAAGGCCGGCGCCTACGGCATCCAGGGCCTGGCCGCACTGTTCGTGGAACACATCGAAGGCAGCCATTCCGGCATCATGGGTCTGCCCCTGTTTGAAACGGCGCAGCTGCTGCGCCAGGCCGGCCTGCCCCTGCCCTGA
- the rlmH gene encoding 23S rRNA (pseudouridine(1915)-N(3))-methyltransferase RlmH: MQLIIAAVGHKMPAWIESGFAEYTKRMPPELRIVLKEIKPVERSGSKTAATAMALERERIEAALPKSVRIIALDERGKDLTSVGLSQQLQQWQQDGRDTAFLIGGADGLDPELKARAEGLIRISSMTLPHGMVRVMLAEQLYRAWTITQNHPYHRV, encoded by the coding sequence GTGCAGCTGATTATCGCCGCGGTCGGCCACAAAATGCCGGCCTGGATCGAAAGCGGTTTTGCCGAGTACACGAAGCGCATGCCGCCCGAGCTGCGCATCGTGCTCAAGGAAATCAAGCCGGTCGAGCGTTCCGGCAGCAAGACGGCCGCCACGGCCATGGCGCTGGAACGCGAGCGCATCGAGGCGGCCCTGCCGAAATCGGTGCGCATCATCGCGCTCGATGAACGCGGCAAGGACTTGACCAGCGTCGGCCTGTCGCAGCAATTGCAGCAGTGGCAGCAGGATGGGCGCGATACCGCCTTCCTGATCGGCGGCGCCGACGGCCTCGATCCCGAACTGAAAGCCAGGGCCGAAGGCCTGATCCGCATCTCCAGCATGACCCTGCCGCATGGCATGGTGCGCGTGATGCTGGCCGAGCAGCTGTATCGGGCGTGGACAATTACGCAGAATCACCCGTATCATCGCGTGTAA
- the rsfS gene encoding ribosome silencing factor has protein sequence MDIKKLQTTVVDALEDVKAQDIVMFDTTGLTSLFDRICIASGTSNRQTKALAASVRDKVKEAGGDVIGVEGEDTGEWVLVDLGDMIVHIMQAPIRAYYRLEEIWGEKPVKLGAAKRKSSAEGKAASEAEAAPKKKSGHLAASKAAKSAEAVIEKKAAPARKPGTVKAAAAAGAAAAGAAAKKAAKKATPAVEAPEGKKVKVAASKTSVASAKAAKEAKAKSAAKAAEAPVKTVIKRIKKPAAE, from the coding sequence ATGGATATCAAAAAACTGCAAACCACCGTCGTTGATGCTCTGGAAGACGTGAAAGCCCAGGACATCGTCATGTTCGACACGACGGGTCTCACCAGCCTGTTCGACCGCATCTGCATCGCCTCCGGTACGTCCAACCGCCAGACCAAGGCACTGGCGGCATCGGTGCGCGACAAGGTCAAGGAAGCCGGCGGCGACGTGATCGGCGTCGAGGGTGAAGACACCGGTGAATGGGTGCTGGTCGACCTGGGCGATATGATCGTCCACATCATGCAGGCGCCGATCCGCGCCTATTACCGTCTGGAAGAAATCTGGGGCGAGAAGCCGGTCAAACTGGGCGCCGCCAAGCGCAAGTCCTCGGCCGAAGGCAAGGCCGCCAGCGAAGCCGAAGCCGCACCGAAAAAGAAATCGGGCCACCTGGCCGCCTCCAAAGCCGCCAAGTCGGCCGAAGCCGTCATCGAGAAAAAGGCCGCGCCAGCGCGCAAGCCTGGCACCGTGAAGGCCGCCGCCGCTGCCGGCGCCGCCGCTGCCGGCGCCGCCGCCAAGAAAGCCGCCAAGAAAGCCACGCCGGCCGTCGAGGCGCCGGAAGGCAAGAAGGTGAAGGTGGCCGCGTCCAAGACTTCCGTGGCATCGGCCAAGGCCGCCAAGGAAGCCAAGGCCAAATCCGCCGCCAAGGCAGCCGAGGCGCCGGTCAAGACCGTCATCAAGCGCATCAAAAAGCCCGCAGCCGAGTAA
- the nadD gene encoding nicotinate-nucleotide adenylyltransferase, with protein MKTCIALLGGSFDPVHKGHLALGIHFMQLLGADQLRVIPTLPWQKAALQATPEQRTEMVELAFAGLPFPVLIDRQEIARGRATYTIDTLRAIRAEVGADVSLCFLMGADQLQNLDSWQEWPTLFELAHFCVAARPGFALDDASVPTAVAEQFQRRLASPSRLRGAAAGLTCLAADLAEDVSATAIRAALQRGERAASLIPPVVLDYIEQHNLYKN; from the coding sequence GTGAAGACCTGCATCGCCCTGCTGGGAGGTAGCTTCGATCCGGTGCACAAGGGCCATCTGGCCCTCGGCATCCATTTCATGCAGCTGCTGGGCGCCGACCAGCTGCGCGTGATCCCCACCCTGCCGTGGCAGAAGGCGGCGCTGCAGGCGACGCCGGAGCAGCGGACGGAAATGGTGGAACTGGCGTTTGCCGGACTGCCCTTCCCGGTCCTCATCGACCGCCAGGAAATCGCCCGTGGCAGGGCGACGTATACCATCGACACCCTGCGCGCGATCCGGGCCGAAGTCGGCGCCGACGTGTCGCTGTGCTTCCTGATGGGAGCGGACCAGCTGCAAAACCTGGACAGCTGGCAGGAATGGCCAACCCTGTTTGAACTGGCCCACTTCTGCGTGGCGGCGCGGCCCGGCTTTGCGCTGGACGATGCCAGCGTGCCGACCGCCGTCGCAGAGCAATTCCAGCGCCGCCTGGCCAGCCCTTCCCGGCTGCGCGGCGCAGCGGCCGGCCTGACTTGTCTGGCCGCCGATCTGGCCGAGGATGTCTCGGCCACCGCCATTCGTGCTGCATTACAACGGGGGGAGAGGGCGGCCTCGCTTATCCCGCCGGTAGTGCTAGACTATATTGAACAACATAATCTTTATAAGAATTAA
- the hemF gene encoding oxygen-dependent coproporphyrinogen oxidase, with amino-acid sequence MNTAAAMPSPAAVKAYLLDLQERIVQGLEQADGRPFLRDEWQREEGGGGITRLIEDGHVLERGGCNFSHVMGEKLPPSAAAHRPELNGRAWEAMGVSLVLHPRNPYAPTVHFNVRFFTTSTTEGKPVWWFGGGMDLTPFYGNAGDARHFHQTCHDALAPFGGTLYPRFKKWCDDYFYLKHRKEARGVGGIFFDDFNELGFEQSFAMVRSVGDAFLAAYLPVLNARKDQPYGERERGFQAYRRGRYVEFNLVFDRGTLFGLQSGGRTEAILMSMPPVAQWRYDWHPADGSPEAALYTDFLPHRDWLAE; translated from the coding sequence ATGAACACAGCTGCCGCCATGCCCTCCCCCGCCGCCGTCAAGGCCTATCTGCTGGATCTGCAAGAACGTATTGTGCAAGGCCTGGAGCAGGCCGACGGCCGTCCCTTCCTGCGCGACGAGTGGCAACGCGAGGAAGGCGGCGGCGGCATCACGCGCCTGATCGAGGACGGCCATGTGCTGGAACGCGGCGGCTGCAATTTCTCCCACGTGATGGGCGAGAAGCTGCCGCCGTCGGCCGCCGCCCACCGGCCGGAGCTGAACGGGCGCGCCTGGGAGGCGATGGGCGTGTCGCTGGTGCTGCATCCGCGCAATCCGTATGCGCCGACGGTGCACTTCAATGTGCGCTTCTTCACCACCAGCACCACCGAAGGCAAGCCGGTATGGTGGTTCGGCGGCGGCATGGACCTGACGCCCTTCTACGGCAACGCCGGCGATGCGCGCCACTTCCACCAGACCTGCCATGACGCGCTGGCGCCATTTGGCGGCACGCTCTACCCACGCTTCAAGAAGTGGTGCGACGATTACTTCTACCTCAAGCACCGCAAGGAAGCGCGCGGCGTGGGCGGCATCTTCTTCGACGACTTCAACGAGCTCGGTTTCGAGCAGAGCTTCGCCATGGTGCGCAGCGTGGGCGACGCCTTCCTGGCCGCCTACCTGCCGGTGCTGAACGCGCGCAAGGACCAGCCGTACGGCGAACGCGAACGCGGTTTCCAGGCTTACCGGCGCGGCCGCTACGTCGAATTCAATCTGGTGTTCGACCGCGGCACCTTGTTCGGCCTGCAGTCGGGCGGGCGCACCGAGGCGATCCTGATGTCGATGCCGCCGGTGGCGCAATGGCGCTACGACTGGCATCCGGCGGACGGCTCGCCGGAGGCGGCGCTGTACACCGATTTCCTGCCGCACCGCGACTGGCTGGCTGAGTGA
- the purD gene encoding phosphoribosylamine--glycine ligase encodes MKILVVGSGGREHALAWKLAQSERVQMVYVAPGNGGTARDARLQNVPITDLHALADFVEQEHIGLTVVGPETPLAGGIVNLFRARGLKVFGPTREAAQLESSKDFAKAFMQRHGIPTAEYQTFSDVAPAHAYIDAKGAPIVIKADGLAAGKGVVVAMTLEEAHQAVDHMLADNRFGDAGARIVIEEFLAGEEASFIVMCDGKNVLPLATSQDHKRLQDNDQGPNTGGMGAYSPAPIVTPAMHARVMREIINPTIQGMAKDGIVFTGFLYAGLMIDAAGNPKTLEFNCRMGDPETQPIMSRLKTDLLSVMEHAVNGTLDAVELEWDRRTAVGVVLAAAGYPDNPSKGDAINGIPAESAEAVTFHAGTAEVDGKLLTSGGRVLCVVGLGDNVKMAQKQAYEVADKIHFDGMQFRRDIGWRGLKH; translated from the coding sequence ATGAAAATTCTGGTAGTCGGCTCCGGCGGCCGCGAACATGCACTGGCCTGGAAACTGGCCCAATCCGAGCGCGTACAGATGGTCTACGTCGCGCCCGGCAACGGCGGCACGGCGCGCGATGCGCGCCTGCAGAACGTCCCCATCACCGATCTGCACGCGCTGGCCGATTTCGTCGAGCAGGAGCACATCGGCCTGACCGTGGTCGGCCCGGAAACCCCGCTGGCCGGCGGCATCGTCAACCTGTTCCGCGCGCGCGGCCTGAAAGTGTTCGGCCCGACCAGGGAAGCGGCCCAGTTGGAATCGTCCAAGGACTTCGCCAAGGCCTTCATGCAGCGCCACGGCATCCCGACCGCCGAGTACCAGACCTTCTCCGACGTGGCGCCGGCCCACGCCTATATCGACGCCAAGGGCGCGCCCATCGTCATCAAGGCCGATGGCCTGGCCGCCGGCAAGGGCGTGGTGGTGGCCATGACCTTGGAAGAAGCGCACCAGGCGGTCGACCATATGCTGGCCGATAACCGCTTCGGCGACGCCGGCGCGCGCATCGTGATCGAGGAATTCCTGGCCGGCGAAGAAGCCTCCTTCATCGTCATGTGCGACGGCAAGAACGTGCTGCCGCTGGCCACCAGCCAGGACCACAAGCGCCTGCAGGACAACGACCAGGGTCCGAACACCGGCGGCATGGGCGCCTACTCGCCGGCCCCGATCGTGACCCCGGCCATGCATGCGCGCGTGATGCGCGAGATCATCAACCCCACCATCCAGGGCATGGCGAAGGACGGCATCGTCTTCACCGGCTTCCTGTACGCGGGCCTGATGATCGACGCCGCCGGCAATCCGAAAACCCTGGAATTCAACTGCCGCATGGGCGACCCGGAAACCCAGCCCATCATGTCGCGCCTGAAGACCGACCTGCTGAGCGTGATGGAACACGCCGTCAACGGCACGCTGGACGCCGTGGAACTGGAATGGGACCGCCGCACCGCCGTCGGCGTGGTGCTGGCCGCCGCCGGCTATCCGGACAATCCTAGCAAGGGCGACGCCATCAACGGCATCCCGGCCGAAAGCGCCGAAGCCGTGACCTTCCACGCCGGCACCGCCGAAGTGGACGGCAAGCTCCTGACCAGCGGCGGCCGCGTGCTGTGCGTGGTCGGCCTGGGCGACAACGTCAAGATGGCGCAGAAGCAGGCTTACGAAGTGGCCGACAAGATCCACTTCGACGGCATGCAGTTCCGTCGCGATATCGGCTGGCGCGGCCTGAAGCACTAA
- a CDS encoding YebC/PmpR family DNA-binding transcriptional regulator produces MAGHSKWANIKHKKAATDAKRGKIWTRLIKEITVAARMGGGDVNANPRLRLAMDKAADANMPKDNVQRAITRGTGGDEGSNYEEVRYEGYGIGGAAIIVDCMTDNRVRTVAEVRHAFNKYGGNMGTENSVSFMFKHCGQFLFAPGTDEATLMDAALEAGAEDVVADEEGGFEVLCAPNDFAAVKDALEKAGFKAEVAEIIMKPATETVFTGEEALKMQKLLDALENLDDTQEVYTNAVIED; encoded by the coding sequence ATGGCAGGACACAGCAAATGGGCCAATATTAAGCACAAAAAAGCTGCAACGGACGCCAAGCGCGGCAAAATCTGGACGCGCCTGATCAAGGAAATCACCGTGGCCGCGCGCATGGGCGGCGGCGACGTCAACGCCAACCCGCGTCTGCGCCTGGCCATGGACAAGGCGGCCGACGCCAATATGCCGAAGGATAATGTGCAGCGCGCCATCACGCGCGGCACCGGCGGCGACGAAGGCTCCAACTACGAGGAAGTGCGCTACGAGGGCTACGGCATCGGCGGCGCCGCCATCATCGTCGACTGCATGACCGACAACCGCGTGCGGACCGTGGCCGAAGTGCGCCACGCCTTCAACAAGTACGGCGGCAATATGGGCACCGAGAATTCCGTGTCCTTCATGTTCAAGCACTGCGGCCAGTTCCTGTTCGCCCCCGGCACCGACGAAGCGACCCTGATGGACGCCGCGCTGGAAGCGGGCGCCGAGGACGTGGTGGCGGACGAGGAAGGCGGCTTCGAAGTGCTGTGCGCGCCGAACGATTTCGCCGCCGTCAAGGATGCCCTGGAAAAAGCCGGCTTCAAGGCCGAAGTGGCCGAGATCATCATGAAGCCCGCCACCGAAACCGTGTTCACCGGCGAAGAAGCGCTCAAGATGCAGAAGCTGCTGGACGCCCTGGAGAATCTGGACGACACCCAGGAAGTCTATACCAACGCCGTGATCGAAGACTGA
- a CDS encoding DUF4214 domain-containing protein, with protein MADEKPVYLNGTTDNDVLYGGAGNDGLEGNGGYDRLFGGDGDDVLRSGNFYDEASGLRLPDKMGDVLDGGAGNDHLFGAGGRDLLLGGAGDDELRGDAGDDLLLGGEGNDLLDGGSGLDRAQFAAQRADYSLAKNGEGYTVTHGTESDVTLGVERLVFSDRAVAFDLEGNAGQIYRVYQAALNRAPDLGGLGFWINAADLGVSMLDVAAGFTHSAEFARLYGNSVSNEAFLNQLYLNALHRQPDQGGFNFWLGVLDSGISRESVLLGFADSPENHAQVIGSIQNGIEYIAA; from the coding sequence ATGGCAGACGAGAAACCAGTCTATCTTAATGGCACCACGGACAATGATGTGCTGTATGGCGGCGCCGGCAACGACGGCCTGGAAGGCAATGGCGGCTACGACCGGCTGTTCGGCGGCGACGGCGACGATGTGCTGAGAAGCGGCAATTTTTACGACGAGGCCAGCGGCTTGCGCCTGCCCGACAAGATGGGCGATGTGCTCGATGGCGGCGCCGGCAACGACCACTTGTTCGGCGCCGGCGGCCGCGACCTCCTGCTGGGCGGCGCGGGCGACGATGAACTGCGCGGCGACGCCGGCGACGACCTGCTGCTGGGCGGCGAAGGCAACGACCTGCTCGACGGCGGCAGCGGCCTCGACCGCGCCCAGTTCGCGGCCCAGCGCGCCGACTACAGCTTGGCCAAGAATGGCGAAGGCTATACCGTCACCCATGGCACCGAGAGCGACGTCACGCTCGGCGTCGAGCGCCTGGTGTTCAGCGACCGCGCCGTGGCTTTCGACCTGGAAGGCAATGCCGGCCAGATTTACCGTGTCTACCAGGCCGCCCTCAACCGCGCCCCCGACCTGGGCGGCCTGGGCTTTTGGATCAATGCCGCCGACCTTGGCGTGTCCATGCTGGACGTGGCCGCCGGTTTCACCCACAGCGCGGAATTCGCACGCCTGTATGGCAACAGCGTCAGCAATGAAGCCTTCCTCAACCAGCTTTACCTGAACGCCCTGCACCGCCAGCCCGACCAGGGCGGCTTCAATTTCTGGCTCGGCGTGCTGGACAGCGGCATCTCGCGCGAGTCGGTGCTGCTGGGTTTTGCCGACAGCCCCGAGAACCATGCCCAGGTCATCGGCAGCATCCAGAACGGCATCGAGTACATCGCCGCCTAA